In a genomic window of Coregonus clupeaformis isolate EN_2021a chromosome 27, ASM2061545v1, whole genome shotgun sequence:
- the LOC121541504 gene encoding scavenger receptor class B member 1 isoform X1: protein MNKSKLAIGLFVAGILTVVFGTIIVFVGPIIIDEQIVKNLVIDPKNEMSYTMWKDIPVPFFMSVYFFNVLNPTEFLAGEKPMVEQRGPYVYRKRIQKQNITFHPNDTVSYLEYRSYFFEPSMSVGNESDVVTIPNMLVLGAAVMMENMPLGVRLLISTTFKGFKEGPFLTKSVGELMWGYDSKLVDFLNKWFPGMLPSTGKFGLFSEFNNTNTGLFTIHTGKDDIRLIHKVDSWNGLTKLTNWKTPQCNMINGTAGQMWPPFMTKESTLPFYSPDACRSLELVYQREGIMKGIPLYRYVAPKTMFANGSDYAPNEGFCPCRQSGLLNVSSCRSNSPVFISHPHFYNADPVLLDYVQGLQPTEDEHGLFIDIHPETGVPLNVSIRLQLNLYMKMVSGITETGNISEVVMPMIWFEESGYIDGAILKTFHTNLVILPMVMVYMQYCFIGLGLATILGAVLLHYREKALLKKDLPTVMENHWATVRDPVNSSDAHKQMDKCIMNDTAHNL, encoded by the exons ATGAATAAATCTAAGTTAGCAATCGGACTTTTTGTCGCAGGTATTCTGACTGTAGTGTTTGGGACAATTATTGTATTCGTTGGACCAATCATCATTGACGAGCAAATAGTAAAG AACTTAGTAATAGACCCTAAGAATGAGATGTCCTACACCATGTGGAAGGACATCCCTGTCCCCTTCTTCATGTCTGTTTACTTCTTCAACGTCCTCAACCCCACCGAATTCCTGGCGGGAGAGAAACCCATGGTGGAGCAGAGAGGACCCTATGTATACAG GAAGCGTATTCAGAAGCAGAACATCACGTTTCATCCCAACGATACAGTGTCATATCTTGAATACAGGAGCTACTTCTTTGAGCCCAGCATGTCAGTGGGCAATGAGTCAGATGTGGTCACCATCCCCAACATGCTGGTGTTG gGTGCGGCGGTGATGATGGAGAACATGCCACTCGGAGTGCGTCTGTTGATCAGCACCACCTTTAAAGGTTTTAAGGAGGGACCATTCCTCACCAAGTCTGTAGGAGAGCTGATGTGGGGCTACGACAGCAAGCTGGTGGACTTCCTCAATAAATGGTTCCCTGGCATGCTGCCCTCCACCGGCAAGTTTGGCCTCTTCTCTGAG TTCAACAACACCAACACTGGTCTGTTCACCATCCACACTGGGAAGGATGACATCCGGCTGATTCACAAAGTGGACTCATGGAACGGCCTGACCAAG tTGACCAATTGGAAGACTCCCCAGTGTAACATGATCAACGGCACAGCAGGACAAATGTGGCCTCCTTTCATGACCAAAGAGTCCACACTGCCCTTCTACAGTCCTGACGCCTGCAG GTCTTTGGAGCTGGTGTACCAGCGTGAGGGGATAATGAAGGGGATTCCCCTCTATCGCTACGTGGCTCCTAAGACTATGTTCGCTAACGGCTCAGACTACGCTCCCAATGAGGGCTTCTGTCCCTGCAGACAGTCTGGCCTCCTCAACGTCAGCAGCTGCAGATCCA ACTCGCCAGTGTTCATTTCCCACCCCCACTTCTACAATGCTGACCCTGTGCTGCTGGACTACGTACAGGGACTTCAGCCTACTGAGGACGAACACGGACTATTCATAGACATCCACCCT gagaCTGGTGTGCCTCTGAATGTGTCTATCCGTCTGCAGCTCAACCTGTACATGAAGATGGTGTCAGGAATCAC GGAAACGGGGAACATCTCAGAGGTGGTGATGCCCATGATCTGGTTTGAGGAG aGTGGTTATATCGACGGTGCCATCCTGAAAACGTTCCACACTAACCTGGTGATATTGCCAATGGTGATGGTGTACATGCAGTACTGTTTCATAGGCCTTGGCCTGGCCACCATACTGGGAGCTGTACTGCTACACTACAGAGAGAAG GCATTGTTGAAAAAAGATCTGCCTACAGTGATGGAGAACCATTGG GCAACGGTTAGAGACCCAGTAAACAGCTCAGATGCCCACAAACAGATGGACAAATGTATCATGAATGACACAG CTCATAATTTGTGA
- the LOC121541504 gene encoding scavenger receptor class B member 1 isoform X2, whose protein sequence is MNKSKLAIGLFVAGILTVVFGTIIVFVGPIIIDEQIVKNLVIDPKNEMSYTMWKDIPVPFFMSVYFFNVLNPTEFLAGEKPMVEQRGPYVYRKRIQKQNITFHPNDTVSYLEYRSYFFEPSMSVGNESDVVTIPNMLVLGAAVMMENMPLGVRLLISTTFKGFKEGPFLTKSVGELMWGYDSKLVDFLNKWFPGMLPSTGKFGLFSEFNNTNTGLFTIHTGKDDIRLIHKVDSWNGLTKLTNWKTPQCNMINGTAGQMWPPFMTKESTLPFYSPDACRSLELVYQREGIMKGIPLYRYVAPKTMFANGSDYAPNEGFCPCRQSGLLNVSSCRSNSPVFISHPHFYNADPVLLDYVQGLQPTEDEHGLFIDIHPETGVPLNVSIRLQLNLYMKMVSGITETGNISEVVMPMIWFEESGYIDGAILKTFHTNLVILPMVMVYMQYCFIGLGLATILGAVLLHYREKLIICERTVIPDAKVSTSPSEQTPLIQDHVD, encoded by the exons ATGAATAAATCTAAGTTAGCAATCGGACTTTTTGTCGCAGGTATTCTGACTGTAGTGTTTGGGACAATTATTGTATTCGTTGGACCAATCATCATTGACGAGCAAATAGTAAAG AACTTAGTAATAGACCCTAAGAATGAGATGTCCTACACCATGTGGAAGGACATCCCTGTCCCCTTCTTCATGTCTGTTTACTTCTTCAACGTCCTCAACCCCACCGAATTCCTGGCGGGAGAGAAACCCATGGTGGAGCAGAGAGGACCCTATGTATACAG GAAGCGTATTCAGAAGCAGAACATCACGTTTCATCCCAACGATACAGTGTCATATCTTGAATACAGGAGCTACTTCTTTGAGCCCAGCATGTCAGTGGGCAATGAGTCAGATGTGGTCACCATCCCCAACATGCTGGTGTTG gGTGCGGCGGTGATGATGGAGAACATGCCACTCGGAGTGCGTCTGTTGATCAGCACCACCTTTAAAGGTTTTAAGGAGGGACCATTCCTCACCAAGTCTGTAGGAGAGCTGATGTGGGGCTACGACAGCAAGCTGGTGGACTTCCTCAATAAATGGTTCCCTGGCATGCTGCCCTCCACCGGCAAGTTTGGCCTCTTCTCTGAG TTCAACAACACCAACACTGGTCTGTTCACCATCCACACTGGGAAGGATGACATCCGGCTGATTCACAAAGTGGACTCATGGAACGGCCTGACCAAG tTGACCAATTGGAAGACTCCCCAGTGTAACATGATCAACGGCACAGCAGGACAAATGTGGCCTCCTTTCATGACCAAAGAGTCCACACTGCCCTTCTACAGTCCTGACGCCTGCAG GTCTTTGGAGCTGGTGTACCAGCGTGAGGGGATAATGAAGGGGATTCCCCTCTATCGCTACGTGGCTCCTAAGACTATGTTCGCTAACGGCTCAGACTACGCTCCCAATGAGGGCTTCTGTCCCTGCAGACAGTCTGGCCTCCTCAACGTCAGCAGCTGCAGATCCA ACTCGCCAGTGTTCATTTCCCACCCCCACTTCTACAATGCTGACCCTGTGCTGCTGGACTACGTACAGGGACTTCAGCCTACTGAGGACGAACACGGACTATTCATAGACATCCACCCT gagaCTGGTGTGCCTCTGAATGTGTCTATCCGTCTGCAGCTCAACCTGTACATGAAGATGGTGTCAGGAATCAC GGAAACGGGGAACATCTCAGAGGTGGTGATGCCCATGATCTGGTTTGAGGAG aGTGGTTATATCGACGGTGCCATCCTGAAAACGTTCCACACTAACCTGGTGATATTGCCAATGGTGATGGTGTACATGCAGTACTGTTTCATAGGCCTTGGCCTGGCCACCATACTGGGAGCTGTACTGCTACACTACAGAGAGAAG CTCATAATTTGTGAGAGGACTGTCATACCGGACGCCAAAGTGAGCACTTCACCCAGCGAACAAACCCCTCTAATACAGGACCACGTGGACtaa
- the LOC121541504 gene encoding scavenger receptor class B member 1 isoform X3 produces the protein MNKSKLAIGLFVAGILTVVFGTIIVFVGPIIIDEQIVKNLVIDPKNEMSYTMWKDIPVPFFMSVYFFNVLNPTEFLAGEKPMVEQRGPYVYRKRIQKQNITFHPNDTVSYLEYRSYFFEPSMSVGNESDVVTIPNMLVLGAAVMMENMPLGVRLLISTTFKGFKEGPFLTKSVGELMWGYDSKLVDFLNKWFPGMLPSTGKFGLFSEFNNTNTGLFTIHTGKDDIRLIHKVDSWNGLTKLTNWKTPQCNMINGTAGQMWPPFMTKESTLPFYSPDACRSLELVYQREGIMKGIPLYRYVAPKTMFANGSDYAPNEGFCPCRQSGLLNVSSCRSNSPVFISHPHFYNADPVLLDYVQGLQPTEDEHGLFIDIHPETGVPLNVSIRLQLNLYMKMVSGITETGNISEVVMPMIWFEESGYIDGAILKTFHTNLVILPMVMVYMQYCFIGLGLATILGAVLLHYREKATVRDPVNSSDAHKQMDKCIMNDTAHNL, from the exons ATGAATAAATCTAAGTTAGCAATCGGACTTTTTGTCGCAGGTATTCTGACTGTAGTGTTTGGGACAATTATTGTATTCGTTGGACCAATCATCATTGACGAGCAAATAGTAAAG AACTTAGTAATAGACCCTAAGAATGAGATGTCCTACACCATGTGGAAGGACATCCCTGTCCCCTTCTTCATGTCTGTTTACTTCTTCAACGTCCTCAACCCCACCGAATTCCTGGCGGGAGAGAAACCCATGGTGGAGCAGAGAGGACCCTATGTATACAG GAAGCGTATTCAGAAGCAGAACATCACGTTTCATCCCAACGATACAGTGTCATATCTTGAATACAGGAGCTACTTCTTTGAGCCCAGCATGTCAGTGGGCAATGAGTCAGATGTGGTCACCATCCCCAACATGCTGGTGTTG gGTGCGGCGGTGATGATGGAGAACATGCCACTCGGAGTGCGTCTGTTGATCAGCACCACCTTTAAAGGTTTTAAGGAGGGACCATTCCTCACCAAGTCTGTAGGAGAGCTGATGTGGGGCTACGACAGCAAGCTGGTGGACTTCCTCAATAAATGGTTCCCTGGCATGCTGCCCTCCACCGGCAAGTTTGGCCTCTTCTCTGAG TTCAACAACACCAACACTGGTCTGTTCACCATCCACACTGGGAAGGATGACATCCGGCTGATTCACAAAGTGGACTCATGGAACGGCCTGACCAAG tTGACCAATTGGAAGACTCCCCAGTGTAACATGATCAACGGCACAGCAGGACAAATGTGGCCTCCTTTCATGACCAAAGAGTCCACACTGCCCTTCTACAGTCCTGACGCCTGCAG GTCTTTGGAGCTGGTGTACCAGCGTGAGGGGATAATGAAGGGGATTCCCCTCTATCGCTACGTGGCTCCTAAGACTATGTTCGCTAACGGCTCAGACTACGCTCCCAATGAGGGCTTCTGTCCCTGCAGACAGTCTGGCCTCCTCAACGTCAGCAGCTGCAGATCCA ACTCGCCAGTGTTCATTTCCCACCCCCACTTCTACAATGCTGACCCTGTGCTGCTGGACTACGTACAGGGACTTCAGCCTACTGAGGACGAACACGGACTATTCATAGACATCCACCCT gagaCTGGTGTGCCTCTGAATGTGTCTATCCGTCTGCAGCTCAACCTGTACATGAAGATGGTGTCAGGAATCAC GGAAACGGGGAACATCTCAGAGGTGGTGATGCCCATGATCTGGTTTGAGGAG aGTGGTTATATCGACGGTGCCATCCTGAAAACGTTCCACACTAACCTGGTGATATTGCCAATGGTGATGGTGTACATGCAGTACTGTTTCATAGGCCTTGGCCTGGCCACCATACTGGGAGCTGTACTGCTACACTACAGAGAGAAG GCAACGGTTAGAGACCCAGTAAACAGCTCAGATGCCCACAAACAGATGGACAAATGTATCATGAATGACACAG CTCATAATTTGTGA